Genomic window (Shewanella psychropiezotolerans):
TATAGAAGCCGAATGTCTTACCACCCAGACGACCGAAGCTTTTCAGGTCGTTTAGTTCGAGAACGCCACATACTATGCTGACGAACACCAAAGGAACGACCAGCATCATGATCATGCTGACGAACATAGTTCCCACGCCAGAAGATATCTCGACCACAGTGCCGGAGAAGAAACTCACATCCCCAAGAAGATATTGAATTATTGAACCGAAAATTAATCCGGAAAACAGACCAATAAAGATCCGTGATGAAAGTGATTTAGTCATATACCTGCCTTCGATTCAGCATATCTTTTATGTATGCTTTTATTAATTTGCACCTATGTCGATGCTTATATTTTGGGGTTCTATCCCACTTGTGGGGACAGATAGTGAATCATGCTGGATACAATTTCAACCATATTCGAGCAAGGTAATAAAGTTACAAAAAAGCAACTCTAGATATAGTTACCATGATGACTTACACATAAAGAAAAACAAACCACATACGCGAATCCAAAAACTTACATTACCACCAAACAGTTAACACAAAACAAAACGCTACAGCGACAAGGGCAGTTCATTGGACCGCATACAAGTGTAAAGATAGAATACTTGACCTGTAAATGAGCATAAAGCAAACAGTTAAACTAAACAGGTGTAAAGTTAAAGATGATTATTATAAGTATCGGTCAAAATAAAAGCAGTTAAAGCTACTGCAGTGACGACTAATATTCGATAGTTATATTTTAAGTTAGCTAGTAGAAGGCTTGTACTTAGAGGTCCTGTTGTGCATTATCAAAGGAAGTTTAAAAGCAAGTAGATGTTGCTGTTTAATGCTTATTTTTTGTTGGATGATAAACTGCTGAATCACTTGCCAACCATCCTGATGCTGTTGCATATATTTGACTTGCTGATGCTGCATATCAAAATCTTCGCTTGAGCTAGATGACTTTATGATCAATGAAAGTTCTTGAATATCAGGGGCTAAAATCTGGGTGACATTAGGTGTTGTTAGCGCAATTTGGATCCCTGCGGGATCGACATCGACAAACGCAACGACCTCAATCCTATTGGGTAATCGCTGCAGCAAGCCTTTAACGCCTTTGGCTAAGGAGTTATGGCCACGGTACACCACTAGAGCGTGTTTTAGTGCGGCTTCAACTGAGAAGCCATCCCAACAGTCAAATACATCAAGGTTCTCCACTATGACGATATGAGTCATAGTTTGAGCTTGTGACTCTAGTAACTTGGTTATTTCACCCAACGGGACTCTAAGCGAACACTCAGCACTTATTCCAGTGTAGAAAGGTTGAGGCTTGATCAGCACATACTGTTCATCTGGAGTGATCGTCGCCAACTTTTCAAAGCGACTATGTTGTGCGACTTCTGCGCGAGTCCCTTCAAAAGAGGTCGTCAGCAGTTCCCCACCAAAGTAAGCTGCTGACATCTCATTAAGCTGATGCAGTTGCGCTTTGCTAAACAGTAAACTCCGTGCTGATTCATCCAGGCTGCCGACTTCAAGCTCAGAAAAAATCTTTTGCCAATTTGGGTTATAAGGCACCTTAGCGCTGCGCTTTCTCAGCGCATTGCTAATTAAATTAACATGAATTTTAGTTAAGCGAGCCACAGCTCAACATCTCGAATAACAAAGTTACCGCTGTACACAGGATCAGGCTCACCTATCGCTTCGAGTTCGAAATATTGTCTATGCTCTTCTGGTAGTCCTTCATAACCGCAAATGACCTGATACAGCCAACTTTCCCGATCCCATTCCAGTGCTTGCTCATCTAAATACTCGAGTGCTGATTGGCTCTTGCCAGAATCAATCACAGCACAAAAATACTCATCAACGGCGAGCTTGAGTGGGTTATCGGGAATATCGAAGTCTTCGGCTTGGCTTAGCGACAGTGTTATATCTTGTTCAACGTGGGTTAGCCCAGCATGAAGCCTGTCGATACGCTTAATGCTCGATACGATGTCAAACAGCTCAGGTTCATATAAGGTGCTATGTACGTCGACAGATGCGGGAGCAAGCAGGGCCTCGGCACAATTAAACAACACGGGTAATTGCTTATGGCTAACATGATCGGCTGGGCTATAGTCAGGATGAAGGTCGGTATAGAGCAACCAGCCTTTAAGCAGGCGTGTGCGGCCACGAATTTGACGGAACCGGCCTAACAGCTCAAGCAAGCGCCCCTGCACCACGCTTAATTCCTGAGTACAATCGCTCAAGGTTTCCTGTAGTGTTGTAACCAAGAGTTTTCTTAGCTCACGAATATCACCGGCAATCTCACCCAACTCACTAAATTGGAACATCTCCAATCCATTGAGTAACTCAGTCACCTGACTCTGTGCTAATTCATTCTCGCGAATTTTGGCATTAATCGTTCCGACATAACCAAATTCGTTGTTAATACGACTCCAGAGCACACGAATCGAATATCGTAGTCCGTCTGCAAAACTATACACATGCTCGCTTAAATCAGCGAGATAAGCCTCGGAGGCTGCATAATCAATATTATGACGCGCCTCTTTATAATGCGCGGCTAAGGTTTTAATACTGGCCAATGAGCTACCCACATTCGAGTCGATTTGGCGATTACGCTCATCGCTCAATGCCTCTTCAAGCAGTGCACGTACCGAACGCTTTAGCCTTAACTCTTGCTCAGCTTCCGGACGCCATAAAATATCACTTTTACGCAGTTTCTCTATGGCTGCAGCATTGGTCTCATCTTCCGATACAGAGCCTGATAAATAAACATCCATCACCAGCTCTGCATGCCTGCCAAGCTGTTTGAGTAATTTAACCCCAGCCTGATGTAAGTTATTACTCATATTAAACCAGATCCCTCTGGGTTGCGGTTTCGGCTTGTGCCTCTAAGCTCAAACCTTCGGTTTCATCGATAAAACGAATAACTTCGTAGAGATAATCGAGCTTACCGGTGGCGATAAAGATCTGCTTTTCAACATTAGGTTTAATTAAGTAACCCAGCTCCACTAAACGCTTAAAGACCAGTTTAATCTGTGCATCAACATTACTACTGCTTGATCCAAAGAGTCGGTAATGACTTATTTTGGCCAGTTGCTCACGAAAAGCTGGAGTGTCTTCAATACGGGTCTGCAACTCAGTGAGTCGCACTGCGATACCTTCAGACAAAGGGGCGTCTTGGCCGCTGCCCTCTTGCACTAAAACCAGCCACTCCACCAGCGGAATAAGCGCATTACAAATATCTTTAAACTGAGACGAGATCACCTTACGTTCGTTGTCACCCAACTGCTGATAACCACAGAAGAAGACTTCGCCCTCACCCGCCGATCCGATAGTGCGATTAATCTGATTCAAATAAGTCTCGACTCGCTCACGGGTATCGGGATTTTTCAAAGCTCGCCAACCATCTTCATCTGTGGTGTGGCAGATAAACTGACCTTTTAATAAACGCTCAATTAGCGCACTCGTACCCACTAACGTGGTTTCGGTTACTTGACTCATTACACCGCCTCCTGAGTAAGTCGCTTGCTAAGTTTTTCGGCGATAGGATTAATTTGTGGTTTAACAACCTGCAATTTTTTAGTCTGCTTATTAATGATATAGCGATTGGCAAACAAGCTAAGTACCTCAGACTCGGGATTAGGGAAGGCGCCCAACACAGAAATATTGTTGTTTTCGCAGGCATCGAATATCTTCTTCACATTACTGTGGTGTAAGGTCCCAAGTTCATCTATGGGCCAATGTATAGTGACATCAGCACGTCCGCGTAATAGGCGTGTGAAGGCCAACAGGAACTTACACAGAATAAGGTAAGCCATACCGTGGCTTGAGGATTCATTTAACTGTCTATCGGTACGGATAATAAGGTCACTATTACCCTCTTTTAAGCGCAGTTCAATTTCAAGCAGTTTTGATATACCACCAGATAACGCGGCGCGACCTATGATGTCGATAGCACGACGCATACTGTTAGTGTAATCCTCACCCGGAAGCTCACTAAAGCCATCAGCCTTCCACTGACGGAACGCTTTGACAAATGCTTCTAGCTCAGGCCAAAATTCAAGTTCACTAATACGCGAGCGGATCTTAACGGCAGACTCAGAAACACCATCGAGGAACAACTCCTCGCCAACCTCTCGGGTGATGCGTGCACTTTGGGTGGCAATACGGCGATCTATGTCGGCAAGCACATCATAGTAAGCAGTCAAGTCAACGCCGAAGATACGGCCTTGCTCTCTCAGTGCCATCATAGATTGCGGCACCATCACATTGAGCAATTGTTCCAGTTGCGGGACCAGTTTGCGGTAGTCGAGGATCTTAATACCTTTGTCATTAACAAAGCTCGACTCTTCCCGTGCACGCTCCCAGGTCTCTGACAGACTCGATCCAGACTTACTGGCAATAACAGAATCAAAATGCTCCACATATTGCTTCACAGATCCTAGTAATGAGTCACGCTTTAACAGCTGATCTTCGCCTTGACGTAAGCGCTCACTCAATCCCCCTTGGGCATCTTCATTATTGGCAGGAAGCTTTAGCTCTGTGAGTTTGCGCATCACACTTCGCAGCTTAGTTAAATTCTCAGAGGCTTCAACTTGCACGGCATCAGAGGATTTACGCTTAGCATCGAGCTCGCTACGCTGTGCCTTAACCTCATTTGATTTAGATTTAAGTTGCTGCTCCAATGCTAATGTGGCTTGCTTAACCGTACTCAGCTCTGTTTGCAGCTTAGGCTTGCGCTTTAGCCAAGTATGTTGATACCAATCATCATAACGCAACACTTCGCTACGACGCTGCTCTGATTTACTGATATTAGCTTCAAGTGTGCGAATTTCGGTTTTAAGTGCAACGATTGTAGCTTCATCAATCCCACGAGATTTGAGTTCATTTTTATACCACAGCTCACACGCTTTTTGTTCACTCTTAGCATGGTCTCGCCTATTTTGAATATTGGCTTTAATCTGGCCTAATTGGTTATCAAGCGCACCAACGACCTCTTGCCAGTAGGCATTTTTCTCCATGCGCGCTTCCAACGCTTGCTCTTTTTGTGCTTCCAGCCACTCTTGCTGTTGTTGCTTTAACTGTTTTAACTCATTATCAAGTCGTGCTAACTGCTTTTGTGAAACCGACTTCCGCTCGTTCAAGGCAAGCTGAATCTTCTCCTGCTCTGCACGTTTATCATCAAATAAACGACGCAGATCATCGCGGCTATTTTTATAGGCTGTACGAGAGAAAGTAAGCTCTCTGGCCATAATATCTAGTTCAGCATTGACCGCAACCAGGTGCCCTTCGGCTTCAGTTTGTAGCTCTTTAGCACTGACGAGCAACTCTTCGGCGTTGGCATGCTTGATCCGTAGCTCTTGCTCAGACGCTGCATACTCTGGTGAATCGATCGCTTTGAGATCTAACGCTATACCGTAAAGTGCTTCGAGGTTTTCCCCTGAAATAACGGGGTGCAGATCACTGCGATGCAGCAATTCTGAATTGATCACCTTGCCGAGGGTATTTTCCCAACCATTAGCTTCTTTGCGTAAAAACTCCAACAAGGTGTGTGACTGAGGGAACAGTATATGATGCAGCTCTTCGAGCTCACTTTGACGTTCAGTGACACGAATACCAGTTACTCGTAGGCTTTCATTGGCTTGATCGCGTTTGGCGCGAAGCTTGCGATCTTCAGTAGTAAAACGATCCACCTTGGCATTACACGCTTCTTGCTCTTCATCTGCACGGGTAATTCGCTCATCGAAAATAGCTAGCGCCAGCTTTTCCTCTTCCAAGTAAGTTACGCTATCCACCCGCACTTTTAGCTCTGCAGCTGACAGCTTAAGTTGATACCCTTGCTCACTGAATGTAGACTGCCCTTTGTCAGTGGCCTCACGCCATTGACTCTCTAACGAAGCTAACTCAGCTCGGCCTTGTTCACGCTGTTTATCACGAGACTCCCTTAAACTGTCCTGCTCTTGATGCAAGTTTTCCAACTCTCGGTTAAGCCCTTCACCAATCTTGCTACGGCGAGCGTTATAAGCCGCCTCAATATCTTGGTGCTTTTCGGTTTGTAATTTATGTCGTTCAGATAAATTTTCTAGTGTGCCACGCCAGCTTGGTAGCTGCTCGAGATCCAACTTAGCTCGTTCGATTTCAGCATCTTGAAAAGAGGCATGTTGATCTTCTATCGAGTCCAGTTCATATTCGCACTTAGCAACATCACCCTTTGCAGCCGACAAGTCTAAGTTGAGCTCATCACGCTGCTCTTTCCAATGGTCATCTAGCTCTCTTAACTTTGCATTTAGCGCTTTAGACAAGTCTTGGTGATGCTCTTGCCTTTCAATTTCATCGGTTTCATCTTTGCTGTAACCACGACGTAAACTGGCGAGCCGCTGCTCAGTACTGAGCAGTTGGTCGAACTCTTGCTCTAATTTTTCAAATTCTGGTCGAATAAGCTCAAAGCCCTGAATAAGTTGGCTCTCTTTGATCCAAGATTCAACTTGCTGTGGATTAATGCGCGAACTAGGCGGGTTAACACCATCTTCTTCCAAAATAGCGGCGATCATCGATTTGATCGTCTCCATCTTGCCCTCTTTCGAATGTACTGCTTTGGCGAGTTTCTCAATATGACGCAGGGAATACTCTGATTCACACAAGGAGAACTGACGCGCATAATTGCGTAGCTCAGTGCGATTACTCCCCGTGCTCAACAAGGCTCTATCGTTTTGGATAATAGCCCTAAACTCACGCGTGTTGAGTAAGTTGGTCACAGCAACGCCTGCCCGCTTCATCTCACGGCCAAGTTCAGCCATGGTGAAGCATTGAATATTATCGCCATGCTTTGTCTTAATATAATCATCAAGCTCAAAACCTTTACCGATAAATCGATAATTAACCCCTTTACCATCGCCAGCCGATGCCAATACAGCTTGGTTAAGCTGACCATCGGCACGCTTATATTCATAGATGATAAAGCTAGAGTCATGGGGCAGATACCAACGCTCAAAACTGTCTCGTGTAGAAGGCACGACGCGACTCGGATACTCACCATAAAATACGGGCACTAAACGCTGTAATGTGGTCTTGCCAGAGGCGTTGGTACCACAAATATTGGTGTGTCCATCGAGGGCGAGTTCAACTACGCCAGGTAGGTGTGTATTAATCAGCACAATTCGATTCAAGCTTGACATCTTTTTCCTTATCCAAACATTGCCGCTATTGACGGCAACAGATCACCACAAAGCCGATTTATATGGGATATAAACAGGCTAATCTAATCTATTCAGTTTCAATTTTGAGAGTCTAAAATAAAGCAAACTGACATGCTTGGCAATCGGGGAGTCCCCCGCAAACAGCTGCAGTATTTAGAAGCGGGATCATACGCTAATTTGTATCAAAAAAATGCTTAAGTAAAGCGCAATTAATTTTGAATAACGGATAGGGCTACGCCCAGATAAAGCTATGATGTTGCTACGCCATAAGTACCAAGACGATATTGAAGCTATGATGTCGACTCCGTCTGAAAATCAAAGACGATGCCAACAAGTTGGCGATTAAAAGCGAGATCCTGAAACGAGTTCAGGATGAATAGCAAAGACGACGGGCTTCACCGTAGGAGGGGCTTTAGCCCCGAGGTTCAATCCATCGACTATACTCCAGGCTAAAGCCGGTTCTACAAAGAAGCATCACCTCAGCCTCAACTAGCGCTGCGTCATCTCAGCCCTACCAGCGCAGCGTCATCTCACCCCACCAGCGAAGCATCATCTCACCCTACCAGCGCAGCATCATCTCGGCCCTACCAGCGCAGCATCATCTCAGCCCTACCAGCGTAGCGTCGTCTTAGCCACACGGCCAAATCAGCCTCAACTAGACTACTAGCGCCCTAGTATCTCGCTTAGCAAAATAACTCATGGTCTCACCATAGACGACATGCCTAAGCCCAATGATGGCTATCAAATTAGGTAGCGCCATTAATCCGTTGACGGTATCGGCAAGAAGCCAGATAAGATCCAGCTTGATAAAGGCACCAACGGCAATCAGAAATAGAAATAACCCCTGATAGAGTCTAAGTCCTCTGTCGCCCACGAGGTAATACCAGCAACGCTCGCCATAGTAGTGCCAACCCAAGATGGTGGTAAATGCAAAACAAACCAAGGCAATGGTAACGACATATTGACCGGCAATGGGAGAGTTTCCCGCCATAAAGGCCGCGCTGGTCATAGCCGCCCCCGCCGCATCACCGCTCCAGACGCCTGTGATTATCAACACTAAACCCGTCATAGTACAGATGATAATGGTATCGAAGAAGGTGCCGGTCATACTCACTAGCCCCTGCTCCACAGGTTCATCTGTTTTAGCCGCTGCTGCGGCGATAGGCGCGCTACCGAGTCCGGCTTCATTAGAGAATACCCCACGGGCAATACCAATTTGCAGCGCTTGCGCTACAGTAGCCCCCAGAAAGCCGCCTGCGGCAGAGATAGGAGTAAAGGCCGAGGTAATCACCAGATCAAATGCCGGTAGGATCTGATCACTAAAACTAAACAAAATCCCCAAACAAGCAATGATATAAGCTAGCGCCATGCTAGGAACTAACCTTTTAGCCACATTGGCAATACGAGTCACGCCACCGAATGTCACAGCAGCCACCAACAAGGTTAATACAAGGGCTGTCACCCAAGTAGGTACATCGAAGGCGATGGTCATGGCATCACTAATGGCGTTAACTTGGGCGAATGTACCTATGCCAAAAAAAGCTACTGCTACACCGAAGATGGCGAAAACTTTTGCCATCCAGCTAAGTCCTAAACCGCGCTCAATGTAGTACATAGGGCCGCCAGCAATCCGACCTCTTGCATCTGTAGTGCGGTATTTAACAGCGAGCATACATTCGGCATACTTGGTTGCCATTCCGAAAAATGCCGCTAACCACATCCAAAACAGAGCTCCCGGACCACCAATTTTAATCGCGGTGGCGACACCAACAATATTCCCAGTACCAATAGTGGCTGATAACGCGGTACAGAGCGCTGCGAAGGAGGAGAGATCTCCTTTTCCGCTGGCAGGTTTAAACAGAAGCTTCAAGGCAAGAGGCAGATAGAGCACCTGGATAAGTCTCAGTCTGATGGTGAGGTATAAACCTGTACCGACTAATAAACACAAAGTAATAGGCCCCCAAACCAGGGCATTAATTTCAACTAGAAGTGATTCAAAATTCATTGCTATTCTCGATTATTAAACAACTAAATTAATAAACGGAAGTGAACAAGAAATGGCTGTAACGCGCCGCAGCCGGACGCAACACTGATAATAGATTAGCATGTGCTAATTAACTCTCATAGAGACAAACGACAGGGCTATGCAGTCATCCTCTCCTCTGTCCTTTTGCCTGAGCGTTTCGCGTCTAAGTGGGTAGATAACTTAGGCACTTTCGCCTTCGGCGCCGCATGATAACCTTATAAAATAAAAGCTATTTGCGATCTCTCCAGAGGCTCGTCCAGTAACAGTCCACGCCAATCGTAATTGGCACCTGAAAGAGTGGTTCAGTCATTTTTCAATAAACTAAACTTGCCTCGTCGGTGTGGGGGCTATTCCCCACTCTCCTGCTACCTTCATCCGAACGGATTGCCAAAATAGAGATTGATATTATCTGCTATTTTAGCGGTGGCACAGCATGCATTAATGAGATAAAGCAGACAAGTAGCCAGATCACACTTTTATCATCCACAAGTTGAACGTAGATTTCTTGACCAACCGAGAAGATGTGATGATTTATTGAATATAAGGTGCGAATACTGGATACCCGCACTCTAAAATAATGACTAGCAAAGTTATACTTAGATTAGCTATAACTAAAAATTAAGCTTGCTCGAACTCAGTACGATAGCTTTCGTAATTGCCGACCATGCCTTTGACTAACTCGGCATCATAGGGACGTAAACCGCTCATCACTAATGTCTTAATGCCGGTTCCTACAAGTTTATCACCACTATGCAGCTCAAACTTAAGGGTCACATCTCCTCGTTTACCGTCAATCTTAAGCGCTTGTTCAACCAATGACAGAGTCACTTGTTCGAAATCCAAGGTAGTCAAATCGAAAGACATGCTCTCATAGATCACTAAAGGGCGGGCCGGATTAATCATCACCTGATGCTGTTCCATCATGGGCACTAAAACATGGGTGAAGTTGTGACCAGAGAAAGCAACATAACTGCGAATAAATGACTCTATCTGAGTCTGACAATGTCTCACATCTCCCAGGCGTTCGACTTTCAGATACAACTTGTCCTTGTCATCACGGATCTCAAGTTGCTGCTCGGCAGTTTCGGGAAATTGCAGCTCAACGCCTGCTCCGACCATGCCGGCAAAGTTAAACGTCATTTTCTGACTCAAGCCATACTCACCTAACACCAATGAAAAAAGAAGATCCCCCGGCACACAGAAACGCTTGGCCCCTACGCTGTGGATAGGGTTAAAGTCCTGAGCCACGCCTTTTGCGAAATCACTGGCCTGCTCGGCAAGCACTGTAATGGTTTGATTTTCTTTTTTAAAATAAGGTGTTAAGAACATATTCACTCTATAAATCTGTTGAGATACAAAATAGCAGCACATATTATATCAGATCCGATAAAACACTCACCCGATGACTTAAATTAACTCAAAACCAACTCAAACACTCTCCCCAAGTTTAGTCTCTGTTTAACCCTTGTTTATCTTTAGTTAACAAGTGTAAACACAACCCAACTTAAGTTAATTTTAATACGCAGGCATTAAAATGCGCGAAGAAATGAGAATAACTCCCACTAAGATTACTAATATCAGTTAATCGGTGGTTTTTTTTCTGTATTGCGCAATGGAGTATTTATGCCGCAGCCTAAAACCTTGTCTTTGAGCCTAATTTCGACCGCTCTACTTACCGCCCTATCCGCTCCGGCTTTTGCACAAGAAGCCAAAGAAATTGCAACAATCGCGCCTATCGAGCAGATCAGTATCTTCGGTAAGAAGAACCCACTCAATACCGTACCGGGTAGCGCTCATCTCATCGATGAGGCCGAATTAGATGCCTTCAAGTATTCAGACATCATGCGTACACTCGCCAGCATACCGGGCGTGTATATACAGGAGGAAGACGGCTACGGTCTGAGACCCAATATAGGTATGCGCGGCACGGGGCAGAACCGCACCGAGAAGATCACCATAATGGAAGATGGGGTCCTAGCAGCTCCAGCGCCATACGCATCACCCGCCGCTTACTACTTCCCAACTTCTGGCAGAATGGAATCTATCGAGATCCTTAAAGGCAGCTCGACAGTTAAATACGGACCGCGTACCACAGGTGGAGTGATCAACCTTATTTCACGTCAGATCCCCGAAGAAGAGCTAGCCGGCAAGCTGGATGTGGCGGCTGGCCAGGATGGTTTCGGTAAGCTTCATGCCTATGCAGGCGGCCAAGGTGAACGTGTCGGCGGTGTGATAGACATCTATCGCTATCAGGCCGATGGCTTCAGAGATATCAATGGTGTCGGTGGCGATACCGGATTTAAGAAAAATGATGCCATGGCTAAGATAAGCATTCACTCGGCTGAAGATGCAAAATTTGACCAGGTGTTGGAAGTAAAGCTTAAGTATTCAGATGAAACCTCAAATGAGACCTATATGGGGCTCACAGATGAAGATTTTGCGGCTAATCCATATAGCCGCTACTCGGCATCACAAAAAGATGTGATGGAGACAGAACACACACAGATCCAGATTAACCACATCATAGACTTTAGCGATAACCTGACCTTAGGCACTACGGTTTACCATAACGACTTTAAGCGTAACTGGTATAAGACCAGTAAGATCGATGGAAAGAGCATCAGCGGTGACGGCACTCAAATTGCGGCAGATTTCGATAAAAACCCAACATCCGACGGTCTTGATGTCGACGTCAAAGCCAATAACCGAGCCTACATCTCCCAGGGGATTCAAACTGAGCTTAACTGGTACTTAGGCAATCACGATCTGTCTTTCGGCGCCCGTTACCACGAAGACGAGATGGATAGATACCAGTGGGTGGATACCTATTTTATGGGTTCCGATCAGGTCATGGTTATGACTGAAGCTGGCGTACCAGGTACAGATTCCAACCGCGTAGATAGCGCCGAAGCCTTAGCCCTATATGTTCAAGACAAGATCCAACTCGGAGACTTCAACATCACAGCCGGCGTTCGCTACGAAGATGTCACAACCAGACGCATCGACTGGGGCAAGACAAATCCAGGCCGTGATGGCGAGCCAGATACAGATATCAGTAACAGCTTTTCGGCCTGGTTGCCGTCACTTTCTGCTACTTACCAGATCAACAGCGAATGGCTAGTCTTAGCCGGCGTGCAGAAAGGCTTTGCACCTGCCGCTCCGGGTAACGCCGAACGCCAGGAAGAGGAAAGCTGGAATTATGAGG
Coding sequences:
- a CDS encoding TonB-dependent receptor family protein — its product is MPQPKTLSLSLISTALLTALSAPAFAQEAKEIATIAPIEQISIFGKKNPLNTVPGSAHLIDEAELDAFKYSDIMRTLASIPGVYIQEEDGYGLRPNIGMRGTGQNRTEKITIMEDGVLAAPAPYASPAAYYFPTSGRMESIEILKGSSTVKYGPRTTGGVINLISRQIPEEELAGKLDVAAGQDGFGKLHAYAGGQGERVGGVIDIYRYQADGFRDINGVGGDTGFKKNDAMAKISIHSAEDAKFDQVLEVKLKYSDETSNETYMGLTDEDFAANPYSRYSASQKDVMETEHTQIQINHIIDFSDNLTLGTTVYHNDFKRNWYKTSKIDGKSISGDGTQIAADFDKNPTSDGLDVDVKANNRAYISQGIQTELNWYLGNHDLSFGARYHEDEMDRYQWVDTYFMGSDQVMVMTEAGVPGTDSNRVDSAEALALYVQDKIQLGDFNITAGVRYEDVTTRRIDWGKTNPGRDGEPDTDISNSFSAWLPSLSATYQINSEWLVLAGVQKGFAPAAPGNAERQEEESWNYEAGARYNAGALTSEAIFFYSDYSNMHGDCSASKGCDDDSIGNQYNGGEVDVKGLEFSLAYNFNNEGDINFPVKLAYTYTSAEFANSFESDFDPWGRVEEGYKLPYLPENMLFASAGVKADSWELTLAARYTDEVRTVAGQGEIAQENLIEAKTIVDLSGRYFISDAQEVYLTAENLFDTEYVTTKIHGSNFAGKPMTVTVGYSYKF
- a CDS encoding DUF3581 domain-containing protein, which produces MFLTPYFKKENQTITVLAEQASDFAKGVAQDFNPIHSVGAKRFCVPGDLLFSLVLGEYGLSQKMTFNFAGMVGAGVELQFPETAEQQLEIRDDKDKLYLKVERLGDVRHCQTQIESFIRSYVAFSGHNFTHVLVPMMEQHQVMINPARPLVIYESMSFDLTTLDFEQVTLSLVEQALKIDGKRGDVTLKFELHSGDKLVGTGIKTLVMSGLRPYDAELVKGMVGNYESYRTEFEQA
- a CDS encoding phosphoenolpyruvate carboxylase, which translates into the protein MSNNLHQAGVKLLKQLGRHAELVMDVYLSGSVSEDETNAAAIEKLRKSDILWRPEAEQELRLKRSVRALLEEALSDERNRQIDSNVGSSLASIKTLAAHYKEARHNIDYAASEAYLADLSEHVYSFADGLRYSIRVLWSRINNEFGYVGTINAKIRENELAQSQVTELLNGLEMFQFSELGEIAGDIRELRKLLVTTLQETLSDCTQELSVVQGRLLELLGRFRQIRGRTRLLKGWLLYTDLHPDYSPADHVSHKQLPVLFNCAEALLAPASVDVHSTLYEPELFDIVSSIKRIDRLHAGLTHVEQDITLSLSQAEDFDIPDNPLKLAVDEYFCAVIDSGKSQSALEYLDEQALEWDRESWLYQVICGYEGLPEEHRQYFELEAIGEPDPVYSGNFVIRDVELWLA
- a CDS encoding alanine/glycine:cation symporter family protein, which gives rise to MNFESLLVEINALVWGPITLCLLVGTGLYLTIRLRLIQVLYLPLALKLLFKPASGKGDLSSFAALCTALSATIGTGNIVGVATAIKIGGPGALFWMWLAAFFGMATKYAECMLAVKYRTTDARGRIAGGPMYYIERGLGLSWMAKVFAIFGVAVAFFGIGTFAQVNAISDAMTIAFDVPTWVTALVLTLLVAAVTFGGVTRIANVAKRLVPSMALAYIIACLGILFSFSDQILPAFDLVITSAFTPISAAGGFLGATVAQALQIGIARGVFSNEAGLGSAPIAAAAAKTDEPVEQGLVSMTGTFFDTIIICTMTGLVLIITGVWSGDAAGAAMTSAAFMAGNSPIAGQYVVTIALVCFAFTTILGWHYYGERCWYYLVGDRGLRLYQGLFLFLIAVGAFIKLDLIWLLADTVNGLMALPNLIAIIGLRHVVYGETMSYFAKRDTRALVV
- a CDS encoding DUF7281 domain-containing protein → MARLTKIHVNLISNALRKRSAKVPYNPNWQKIFSELEVGSLDESARSLLFSKAQLHQLNEMSAAYFGGELLTTSFEGTRAEVAQHSRFEKLATITPDEQYVLIKPQPFYTGISAECSLRVPLGEITKLLESQAQTMTHIVIVENLDVFDCWDGFSVEAALKHALVVYRGHNSLAKGVKGLLQRLPNRIEVVAFVDVDPAGIQIALTTPNVTQILAPDIQELSLIIKSSSSSEDFDMQHQQVKYMQQHQDGWQVIQQFIIQQKISIKQQHLLAFKLPLIMHNRTSKYKPSTS
- a CDS encoding ATP-binding protein, with product MSSLNRIVLINTHLPGVVELALDGHTNICGTNASGKTTLQRLVPVFYGEYPSRVVPSTRDSFERWYLPHDSSFIIYEYKRADGQLNQAVLASAGDGKGVNYRFIGKGFELDDYIKTKHGDNIQCFTMAELGREMKRAGVAVTNLLNTREFRAIIQNDRALLSTGSNRTELRNYARQFSLCESEYSLRHIEKLAKAVHSKEGKMETIKSMIAAILEEDGVNPPSSRINPQQVESWIKESQLIQGFELIRPEFEKLEQEFDQLLSTEQRLASLRRGYSKDETDEIERQEHHQDLSKALNAKLRELDDHWKEQRDELNLDLSAAKGDVAKCEYELDSIEDQHASFQDAEIERAKLDLEQLPSWRGTLENLSERHKLQTEKHQDIEAAYNARRSKIGEGLNRELENLHQEQDSLRESRDKQREQGRAELASLESQWREATDKGQSTFSEQGYQLKLSAAELKVRVDSVTYLEEEKLALAIFDERITRADEEQEACNAKVDRFTTEDRKLRAKRDQANESLRVTGIRVTERQSELEELHHILFPQSHTLLEFLRKEANGWENTLGKVINSELLHRSDLHPVISGENLEALYGIALDLKAIDSPEYAASEQELRIKHANAEELLVSAKELQTEAEGHLVAVNAELDIMARELTFSRTAYKNSRDDLRRLFDDKRAEQEKIQLALNERKSVSQKQLARLDNELKQLKQQQQEWLEAQKEQALEARMEKNAYWQEVVGALDNQLGQIKANIQNRRDHAKSEQKACELWYKNELKSRGIDEATIVALKTEIRTLEANISKSEQRRSEVLRYDDWYQHTWLKRKPKLQTELSTVKQATLALEQQLKSKSNEVKAQRSELDAKRKSSDAVQVEASENLTKLRSVMRKLTELKLPANNEDAQGGLSERLRQGEDQLLKRDSLLGSVKQYVEHFDSVIASKSGSSLSETWERAREESSFVNDKGIKILDYRKLVPQLEQLLNVMVPQSMMALREQGRIFGVDLTAYYDVLADIDRRIATQSARITREVGEELFLDGVSESAVKIRSRISELEFWPELEAFVKAFRQWKADGFSELPGEDYTNSMRRAIDIIGRAALSGGISKLLEIELRLKEGNSDLIIRTDRQLNESSSHGMAYLILCKFLLAFTRLLRGRADVTIHWPIDELGTLHHSNVKKIFDACENNNISVLGAFPNPESEVLSLFANRYIINKQTKKLQVVKPQINPIAEKLSKRLTQEAV